The genomic interval CAACAAAAGACAGAAGGTAGTTATCAGTGCCCAGCAGGGCTGTTCTTTTGCCTTTGCCATAATCATAGTTTCTTATCCAAATACCTTCCAGTATAAGACTCTTTGTTTTTTGCCACATCTTCTGGTGTTCCTGTTGCCACTATTTTCCCACCATTGTCTCCACCTTCGGGTCCAAGGTCAATAATATAATCAGCAGACTTTATTATGTCAAGGTCATGTTCAATAATTATAACACTGTTACCCATGTCAACAAGTTTATTTATAACATTCAGAAGCCTTTGAATGTCAACAAAGTGCAGCCCTGTTGTTGGCTCATCAAGGATATATAAGGTATTACCAGTGGCTTTTTTACCCAATTCCTTAGAAAGCCTTAATCTTTGTGCCTCTCCGCCTGAAAGGGTTGTAGCAGACTGACCTAATTTTAGATAGCCCATTCCTATGTCTTCTAAAATATCGAGGCGCTGTTTTAGAGGAGGGATTGCAGAGAAGAATTCAAGTGCCTCTGATATTGGCATTTCAAGGACATCTGATATATTTTTCCCCTTGTAATAAATATCAAGGGTTTCTTTATTATATCTTTTACCCTTGCACACATCGCATGTTACATATGCATCAGGCAGAAAATGCATCTCTATTTTTTTCAACCCATCTCCTTGACATGCCTCACATCTTCCACCAGCCACATTAAAGCTAAACCTTGACGGCTTATATCCCCTTATCCTCGAATCTGGCAGTTGTGAGAAAAGCTCTCTTATAATTCCAAGTATCCCCGTATATGTAGCCGGGTTTGACCTGGGAGTTCTTCCGAGCGGGGATTGATCAATGCATATGACTTTGTCGATATTTTCTATACCTTCTATTTTTTTGTATCTGCCTGGAATCAGTTTGCTCTTATAGATGTGCCTTGATATTGCTTTGTAGAGAATCTCAAAAATCAAAGTGCTCTTGCCTGACCCTGAAACTCCAGTAACACAAACAAATACACCGAGGGGAATTGATACACTGATATTTTTTAGATTAAATTCAGAAGCCCCTATTATTTTAAGAAACTTTTCTGGTTTGCGACGTTTTTTTGGCACTGGTATGGTGAGATAACCACCAAGGTATTTCCCTGTTATTGAAGCTGTGTTATTTATTATATCAACAGGTGCGCTTGCAGATATAATCCATCCCCCATTCTTGCCAGCACCCGGCCCCATATCTATAATATAGTCTGCATTTCTTATGGTCTCTTCATCGTGCTCAACAATTATTACTGTATTCCCAGCGTCTCTGATATGAGTTAGGCTTTTAAAAAGTTTTTCACAATCTCTTGGATGCAATCCAATGCTCGGTTCATCAAGCACATAAAGGACGCCTGTAAGAGATGAGCCTATTTGTGTTGCAAGCCTTATTCTCTGGGCCTCCCCTCCAGAAAGGGTTAAGGAAGGCCTATTAAGTGTTAAATAGCCTAAACCAACCTTATCAAGAAAAGAAAGTCTATCTTTCACTTCTTTAATGATTCTTTTGGAAATTATCATCTCCCTTTCAGAAAACTTCAGGTCATGAATGAATTTTTCTGCATCCCTAACAGACATTGCAGCAAACTCTCCGATGCTCACATTGTGCAGTTTGATGCTTAATGCTTCTTTTCTCAATCTCATGCCATTACATTCTTTACAAGGTGTCATATGAGTCAATTCCTCTTCGATAATTGACGGTTGAGGACTAAAAAATAAGTGCCCTTTTTCAATCAAGTTTTCAAATCCTATCCCATTGCATCTCGGACATGCACCATATTTGCTGTTAAAAGAAAAGAGCATCGGTTCTATTTCAGGATAACTTATCCCACATTTAGAACATGCCAGTGTTCTGCTAAACAAAATGTCTCTGTTTTCATCTAATAGATTAATTACAACTGTATCTGCATATTTCAGAGATGTGTCTATTGCCTGTTTTATTTGTCTCTCAATGGAGTGTTTAATTATAAATCTATCTATTACAATTTCAATGGTATGTCTTTGCTGTTTTTTTAAAGATATGTCTTGCGTTAAATCTATCATTTCTCCATCAATTCGTGCCCTTACAAAGCCGTCCATCCTCATTTGCTGGAGTTCTTTTTTGTATTCACCTTTCCTTCCCTTTACAATTGGTGCGAGTACCTGAACTCTTGTTCCTGATGGTAAAGAAAGTATTGCCCTTATAATGTTGTGCAAATCCTGTGTAGTAATAATTGAACCGCATTGATAACAATAGGGAATGCCTATCCTCGTGTAAAGCACCCTCATATAATTGTATATTTCTGTAATCGTTCCTACCGTGGATCTGGGGCTTCTGGTTACTGTTTTTTGGTCAATAGCAATTGCAGGGGATAGTCCTTCTATATAATCAACTTCTGGTTTCTGCATCTGTTCGAGGAATTGCCTTGCATATGCAGAGAGACTCTCGACATACCTCCTCTGTCCTTCTGCATAAATGGTATCCATAGCAAGAGATGACTTGCCGGAGCCAGAAGGACCTGTAATGACGGTTATCTTATCCCTCGGAATCGTTGCATCTATGTTTTTGAGATTATGTTCCCGAGCGCCTTTTATAACTATGTATTCTTGCATTCTGTCTTCTGTGTTCTGTCCCTTGTCTTCTGTCCTCAATAGAGGGCAAGCTTACTTCTCTGTCTCTGTCTCAATCTCTGTCTCAATCGCTTTTAACTTTGCAATGACATTTCCAATTGACACCTCGGTCTCGACTTTAAGAGGTATTTTTAAATCGTCATCAGAGAGCCAGACATATATATCCCCTTTATTTTCGAATAATCCCTCTGATTTAAGCATGGGTTTTACTACTACTGCATCTACTTCTTTTTCATCAGGCATTATTACTTTGTCTTTTCTTAATACTTCAATCTCAGCTTTATAAAATTTATTACTGTCAAAGATATTAATATGAATAGTTTCACCTACATTAAGTTTCTGTGTCCTTAAATAATAAAAACCTGACATTACATCCCATAAATGTTCAGTATTGATGATGTGTTCATCCCTTGTCCCTTTTATATGATTTATGTGTATAATTTTTTTGTTTGTTATATCAAAAAATGTCTCTTTGTCTCCCCTTTTTCTTCCTTCTCGCTGTTTTATCTTGAAAAATGATGGAGTGCCATTTATTACATAGCTTTCTGCGTGGTCATCTACTTTATAGAATGTAGAAATAAATGGTGTAGAGTGAACACTGGATATTATTTTTATATTGCCATTGTCATTTGTAGCTTCAAGAAATGCCTTGCCAACATAAATACCAAGCCAGTAAATATCAAAATAGAGTTTTTCCTTTGCGAATTTTAATATAGGGATAGTATTTTTAGATTCAGGCAGTTCTACTGGTTTTTCTCTCTCAGGTAAGGCTGCTATCCGCTGCGACTCATTTTTGTTGTCATGGATTTGTCCATTATCCATAGAAGTATTTTCTTGTATTTGTTCTGTTTTGATTGTATTTTCTTTAAAGGAGTCCTCATGCAGTTGTTTGTCTTCTATCTCTTGTCCTTTATCATCTACTTGGGGAATAATATCAGGTTGAATAGAAGGCTGTTTTTTACTTGATTTAATAAGGTTAGTTTTTTTAGGCAACTCTGATACGATTTTCGCTTCAAATGGTTTTGTAGTAAATAATTCTCCAAAATTAAACAAGTCTATTCCTGAAATGCTTGCAATAACTATAATATGTAGCATTATTGAAAGAATAATCGCAATTATTAATGAGAGTGTGCCTTTTTTGATTATTCCCATAAGTATATTATACCTGAAAACAAAAAGCCCCCAGAATATATTTCTGGAGGCATGTTAAAACATCTTGAATGTTAGACTTAAAACAGACCCTTTACCCTTCCTGTCTCTGTATCCACATCTATTCTCCTATATGCAGGGTCTGATGCGGTACCTGGCATCAATGTAATAGCACCTGCAACAGGAACAACAAATCCCGCACCCTTGTATGTCAAAATATCACGCACAAAGAGTTTCCATCCTTTAGGAACTCCTTTAAGATTTGGATTATCAGAAAGGCTCAAGTGTGTCTTGACCATACATGTTCCCAATTTTGCCATTTCAGGGTCTGCCTCTATTTTCTTTGCCTTTGCAAGTGCATCAGGTGAGTATTCAACCCCATCTGCACCATAGACTTGTTCTGCTATGAGTTCAATCCTTGTTCTTAATGGGGTGTCAAGTTCATAGAGGAATTTAAAGTGGTTTTCTTCGTTACAGGCATCAATTACAGCATCAGCAAGTTCAAGTGCACCTTCGCCACCATACTGCCAGTGCTTTGAAACAGCAACTCTTGCACCTGCTGATTCACATATTCTTTTTACTGCCTTTATCTCATTATCTGTATCTGTATAGAATGCGTTGATACATACAACAGGTGGAATTCCAGCCTTTTTCACAATATTTATGCAGTGAAGAAGATTTTCCGTGCCTTTTTCTACCCACCCAACATTTTCTGTTTTGTAATCTTCTGGTATTGGTCTTCCTGGAACTGGAATTGGAGCTCCTCCATGACATTTCAGTGCCCTTATTGTTGCTACTATTACTACTGCATTTGGTTTGAGTCCTGAATATCTGCACTTGAGATTCCAGAATTTTTCAAATCCTATATCAGCAGCAAATCCTGATTCTGTGACATTGTAGTCTGCGAGTTTAAGTGCAACTTTATCTGCTATTATTGATGACTGCCCTATAGCTATATTAGCAAATGGCCCCGCATGAACAAAGACAGGCTGCCCTTCTATTGTCTGCATGAGATTTGGATTGAGTGCCTCAAGCATCCATGCTGTCATTGCACCGGCTACTTCTAAGTCTTCAGTTGTTACAGGATTGCCATTTTTGTCATATGCAACGACGATCTTTCCCATCCTCTCTCTAAAGTCCTTGAGGTCTTTTGCAACAGCAAGTATAGCCATTACCTCTGATGATACTGCAATTGCAAACCCTGAGTTCATCATAAAACCGTCTGTTTTACCACCGAGTCCAATAATAATATTTCTTAATGACTGGGCGCAAAAATCTATTATCCATTTCATTTCGACATTACGGGGATCTATATTGAGTCTTTTTAAATTTCGTTTTGCGAGTTGTTCATCTGTATAGTTGAATTCATGCTGCATGCGCGAGGTGAGGGCAACCATTGCTAAATTATGTGCATTCATGATTGCATTTATATCTCCCGTAAGTCCTAATGAAAATGGTGTAAGTGGAATGCACTGTGATAATCCCCCACCTGCTGCTGATCCCTTTATATTCATTGTTGGTCCACCAGATGGCTGCCTTATAGCAGCAGTTACTTTTTTCCCTCTTTTGCCAATACCCTGAACTAATCCAATAGTTGTCGTTGATTTTCCTTCAC from Dissulfurispira thermophila carries:
- the uvrA gene encoding excinuclease ABC subunit UvrA translates to MQEYIVIKGAREHNLKNIDATIPRDKITVITGPSGSGKSSLAMDTIYAEGQRRYVESLSAYARQFLEQMQKPEVDYIEGLSPAIAIDQKTVTRSPRSTVGTITEIYNYMRVLYTRIGIPYCYQCGSIITTQDLHNIIRAILSLPSGTRVQVLAPIVKGRKGEYKKELQQMRMDGFVRARIDGEMIDLTQDISLKKQQRHTIEIVIDRFIIKHSIERQIKQAIDTSLKYADTVVINLLDENRDILFSRTLACSKCGISYPEIEPMLFSFNSKYGACPRCNGIGFENLIEKGHLFFSPQPSIIEEELTHMTPCKECNGMRLRKEALSIKLHNVSIGEFAAMSVRDAEKFIHDLKFSEREMIISKRIIKEVKDRLSFLDKVGLGYLTLNRPSLTLSGGEAQRIRLATQIGSSLTGVLYVLDEPSIGLHPRDCEKLFKSLTHIRDAGNTVIIVEHDEETIRNADYIIDMGPGAGKNGGWIISASAPVDIINNTASITGKYLGGYLTIPVPKKRRKPEKFLKIIGASEFNLKNISVSIPLGVFVCVTGVSGSGKSTLIFEILYKAISRHIYKSKLIPGRYKKIEGIENIDKVICIDQSPLGRTPRSNPATYTGILGIIRELFSQLPDSRIRGYKPSRFSFNVAGGRCEACQGDGLKKIEMHFLPDAYVTCDVCKGKRYNKETLDIYYKGKNISDVLEMPISEALEFFSAIPPLKQRLDILEDIGMGYLKLGQSATTLSGGEAQRLRLSKELGKKATGNTLYILDEPTTGLHFVDIQRLLNVINKLVDMGNSVIIIEHDLDIIKSADYIIDLGPEGGDNGGKIVATGTPEDVAKNKESYTGRYLDKKL
- a CDS encoding DUF3108 domain-containing protein, whose amino-acid sequence is MGIIKKGTLSLIIAIILSIMLHIIVIASISGIDLFNFGELFTTKPFEAKIVSELPKKTNLIKSSKKQPSIQPDIIPQVDDKGQEIEDKQLHEDSFKENTIKTEQIQENTSMDNGQIHDNKNESQRIAALPEREKPVELPESKNTIPILKFAKEKLYFDIYWLGIYVGKAFLEATNDNGNIKIISSVHSTPFISTFYKVDDHAESYVINGTPSFFKIKQREGRKRGDKETFFDITNKKIIHINHIKGTRDEHIINTEHLWDVMSGFYYLRTQKLNVGETIHINIFDSNKFYKAEIEVLRKDKVIMPDEKEVDAVVVKPMLKSEGLFENKGDIYVWLSDDDLKIPLKVETEVSIGNVIAKLKAIETEIETETEK
- a CDS encoding formate--tetrahydrofolate ligase is translated as MPLDPTKYADWQIAEAAEKNMKTIYQIADELGLQKEELLPYGHYYGKVDYAKVLERLKNKPDGKYIDVTAITPTPLGEGKSTTTIGLVQGIGKRGKKVTAAIRQPSGGPTMNIKGSAAGGGLSQCIPLTPFSLGLTGDINAIMNAHNLAMVALTSRMQHEFNYTDEQLAKRNLKRLNIDPRNVEMKWIIDFCAQSLRNIIIGLGGKTDGFMMNSGFAIAVSSEVMAILAVAKDLKDFRERMGKIVVAYDKNGNPVTTEDLEVAGAMTAWMLEALNPNLMQTIEGQPVFVHAGPFANIAIGQSSIIADKVALKLADYNVTESGFAADIGFEKFWNLKCRYSGLKPNAVVIVATIRALKCHGGAPIPVPGRPIPEDYKTENVGWVEKGTENLLHCINIVKKAGIPPVVCINAFYTDTDNEIKAVKRICESAGARVAVSKHWQYGGEGALELADAVIDACNEENHFKFLYELDTPLRTRIELIAEQVYGADGVEYSPDALAKAKKIEADPEMAKLGTCMVKTHLSLSDNPNLKGVPKGWKLFVRDILTYKGAGFVVPVAGAITLMPGTASDPAYRRIDVDTETGRVKGLF